The following proteins are encoded in a genomic region of Verrucomicrobiota bacterium:
- the pheA gene encoding prephenate dehydratase: MTIPEHRKAIDSLDLKIVGLLNDRTRHVLEIGEAKRRAGEEIYAPHRERQVLQRVARLNKGPITNDSLRAIYREVMSGALALEKSMHIAYLGPEATFTHQAAIQRFGSSLGYIAQKTIADVFSEVAKGRADYGVVPVENSTEGVVTHTLDMFVDSDLKIVAQIVLPISHCLVSRTSRRDIKKLFVHPQTLAQCRSWVHKSFPHAELIETSSNARSAELARAGRRSGAIAGLLAAEKYGLPVLEHDIQDNAANATRFLVLGRRCGPATGRDRTSVMFSIADQVGALHRALAPFRRFRINMTKIESRPSKRKAWEYFFFVDCDGHASDRKLAKTLALLGEHCSFVKVLGSYPNAG; the protein is encoded by the coding sequence ATGACCATTCCGGAGCATCGCAAGGCCATTGACTCGCTCGACCTCAAGATTGTCGGTCTGCTCAATGACCGCACCCGGCACGTGCTCGAAATCGGCGAAGCCAAGCGCAGGGCGGGCGAAGAAATCTACGCGCCGCATCGCGAGCGACAGGTCTTGCAGCGCGTCGCCCGCTTGAACAAGGGGCCGATCACGAACGACTCGCTCCGCGCCATTTATCGCGAAGTCATGTCCGGCGCGCTCGCGCTCGAGAAATCCATGCACATCGCCTACCTCGGCCCGGAGGCGACGTTCACGCACCAGGCCGCCATCCAGCGCTTCGGCTCGAGCCTTGGTTACATCGCGCAGAAAACCATCGCCGACGTCTTCAGCGAAGTCGCCAAGGGCCGCGCCGATTACGGCGTGGTGCCCGTCGAGAATTCCACCGAGGGCGTCGTCACGCACACGCTCGACATGTTTGTGGACAGCGACCTCAAGATCGTCGCGCAAATCGTCCTGCCCATCTCACACTGCCTCGTGAGCCGCACGTCGCGCCGCGACATCAAGAAGCTCTTCGTCCATCCGCAGACGCTCGCGCAGTGCCGCTCGTGGGTGCACAAGAGTTTCCCGCACGCCGAGCTCATCGAGACGTCCTCGAACGCCCGATCCGCCGAACTCGCCCGCGCCGGCCGGCGCAGCGGCGCCATCGCCGGCCTGCTCGCCGCGGAGAAATACGGCCTTCCCGTCCTCGAGCACGACATCCAGGACAATGCCGCCAACGCCACGCGCTTCCTCGTGCTCGGCCGCAGGTGCGGCCCGGCCACCGGACGCGACCGCACCAGCGTGATGTTCAGCATTGCCGACCAGGTCGGTGCGCTGCACCGCGCACTCGCGCCGTTCCGCCGCTTCCGAATCAACATGACCAAGATCGAAAGCCGCCCGAGCAAGCGGAAGGCGTGGGAGTATTTCTTCTTCGTGGACTGCGACGGTCATGCCAGCGACCGCAAGCTCGCCAAGACGCTCGCCTTGCTCGGCGAACACTGCAGCTTCGTGAAAGTGCTCGGCTCCTATCCAAACGCCGGCTGA